One stretch of Apium graveolens cultivar Ventura unplaced genomic scaffold, ASM990537v1 ctg8395, whole genome shotgun sequence DNA includes these proteins:
- the LOC141704901 gene encoding uncharacterized protein LOC141704901: MVSIIEETKDINTLKSGELMASLQSHEQRLMRHSEKSIESALQCKLNLNKKESPSQSYNGGVSSRGGMFNRGRGRGQRGRGKSNYNRCLGDASETNKCEICKRSSHTEKDCWFIGKPQCHHCKKFGHLQKDCRFKNQQQVNVSEEKEDGYAVFYANCQVTKEKSRTTWLLDSGCSNHMTGDITIFTKIDKSITAEVKMGNGILVQARGKNQNLLSVGQLIENGYAAYFEDDTCTIYDKN; encoded by the exons ATGGTGTCCATTATTGAAGAAACCAAAGATATTAACACATTAAAATCTGGTGAGTTGATGGCATCATTACAGTCCCATGAACAAAGATTGATGAGACACTCCGAAAAATCCATTGAAAGTGCTTTGCAATGTAAGCTCAACTTAAACAAAAAGGAATCACCGTCTCAGAGTTATAATGGAGGAGTATCATCAAGAGGTGGCATGTTCAatagaggaagaggaagaggccAAAGAGGAAGAGGAAAAAGTAATTATAACAGATGTTTAGGTGATGCAAGTGAAACAAACAAGTGTGAAATATGCAAACGAAGTAGCCATACGGAGAAGGATTGCTGGTTCATAGGGAAGCCTCAATGTCATCATTGTAAGAAATTTGGACATTTGCAAAAAGATTGCAGGTTCAAAAATCAGCAGCAAGTGAATGtatctgaagaaaaagaagatgGATATGCAGTCTTTTATGCAAATTGTCAGGTCACAAAAGAGAAAAGTAGAACTACTTGGTTATTGGACAGCGGGTGTAGCAATCACATGACCGGAGACATCACAATATTTACAAAGATTGATAAAAGTATTACCGCTGAAGTGAAAATGGGAAATGGCATATTGGTTCAGGCAAGAGGCAAAA ATCAAAATCTACTTAGTGTTGGTCAGCTCATAGAAAATGGATATGCTGCTTATTTTGAGGATGATACTTGCACAATTTATGACAAAAATTAA